A genome region from Cucumis sativus cultivar 9930 chromosome 4, Cucumber_9930_V3, whole genome shotgun sequence includes the following:
- the LOC101205286 gene encoding protein SCARECROW 1 (The RefSeq protein has 4 substitutions, 4 frameshifts, 1 non-frameshifting indel compared to this genomic sequence): MAAYALLNDSTPRGVNGGFDDSPLTSASTNSNGSDELNHQQIVQVPQPRLPVGKMVRKRIASEMEIEGLDSGGGGGGGGSRRYYCCSSTVLPRSLASDRPLEKIRRIGIIVLLQTLAMAATTPLLCINLTALTSVVIEGSNLSNPPSGSDATVSSTTSNNNLLDSTLPVLRPQPHHHHLQNPAVCGFSGLPLFPPESNHHHNKLNTRNNPFPLPNPSQVLLHNPPTTATTSIIAAASSPMDDSSATAWIDGIIKDLIHSSTAISIPQLIQNVREIIYPCNPNLANLLEFRLRTLTDPSVPNFATEDHRVRKSPLPLPAPVAGLGLQQRQFNQEQHEQEHDCSGLKLNLDSTSLHNLSNFPSQPPFHEPYLQWGATPPPVPTPSAAAAGEDALQRLPGHHQLNISSVTPSSLVSLNHVPSKPQSEQQNSCTKAAAAAQPAPAPPSTSNNPSATALLIREIKEEMRQQKRDEEGLHLLTLLLQCAEAVSADNLEEANKMLLEISELSTPFGTSAQRVAAYFSEAMSARLVSSCLGIYAALPPSLVPHTHSQKIASAFQIFNGISPFVKFSHFTANQAIQEAFEREERVHIIDLDIMQGLQWPGLFHILASRPGGPPYVRLTGLGTSQEVLEATGKRLTEFAEKLGLPFDFFPVADKIGNLDLERLNVSKREAVAVHWMQHSLYEVTGSDSNTLWLLQRLAPKVVTVVEQDLSHTGSFLGRFVEAIHYYSALFDSLGVSYGEESEERHLVEQQLLSREIRNVLAVGGPSRSGEVKFQNWREKLQQSGFKGISLAGNAATQATLLLGMFPSDGYTLVEDNGTLKLGWKDLCLLTASAWKPPFHHHAAAAAAAAVTNNHIPRY, from the exons ATGGCTGCTTACGCTTTGCTCAACGATTCCACCCCCCGTGGTGTTAATGGCGGTTTTGATGATAGTCCTTTGACTAGTGCTTCCACTAATAGCAACGGTAGTGACGAACTTAATCATCAACAGATTGTTCAGGTTCCTCAACCAAGATTGCCGGTTGGAAAAATGGTGAGGAAGAGAATCGCCTCGGAGATGGAGATTGAAGGACTCGAcagcggcggcggcggcggcggcggcggta GGAGGTACTACTGCTGTTCATCCACGGTTTTGCC GCGGACTCTAGCCTCTGATCGTCC TTTGGAGAAAATAAGACGAATGTGAATTATTGTTCTTCTTCAAACCCTAGCCATGGCGGCAACCACTCCACTGTTGTGCAT TTTAACCGCTCTGACGTCAGTTGTAATCGAAGGGTCAAATTTATCAAACCCTCCTTCTGGTTCTGATGCCACGGTCTCTTCCACTACCTCCAACAACAATCTTCTTGATAGTACTCTTCCTGTTCTTCGTCCTCAACCCCACCATCACCATTTGCAGAATCCTGCAGTCTGTGGTTTTTCTGGCTTGCCTTTGTTTCCACCGGAATCAAATCACCACCATAATAAGTTAAATACTCGTAATAACCCTTTTCCTCTTCCTAATCCATCTCAGGTTCTTCTTCATAATCCTCCTACTACTGCTACTACCTCCATTATCGCCGCCGCTTCTTCTCCTATGGACGATTCCTCCGCCACTGCTTGGATCGACGGTATCATTAAGGACTTAATCCATAGCTCCACTGCCATATCCATTCCTCAGCTCATTCAGAACGTTCGTGAGATTATCTACCCGTGTAACCCAAATCTTGCGAATCTTCTTGAGTTTCGTCTTCGTACTTTGACGGACCCTAGTGTTCCTAACTTCGCTACTGAGGATCATCGAGTGAGAAAGTCCCCTTTGCCGTTGCCGGCGCCGGTTGCTGGACTGGGGTTGCAGCAGAGGCAGTTTAACCAAGAGCAGCATGAACAAGAACATGATTGTTCTGGACTAAAGCTTAATCTCGATTCTACTTCTCTGCATAATCTTTCTAATTTTCCCTCTCAGCCGCCGTTTCATGAGCCGTACCTTCAATGGGGGGCGACCCCTCCGCCTGTCCCCACTCCCTCCGCCGCTGCCGCCGGCGAGGATGCCTTACAGCGCCTCCCTGGTCATCATCAACTTAATCTATCGTCCGTTACACCGTCGTCGCTTGTTTCTTTAAATCATGTCCCTTCTAAGCCACAATCAGAACAGCAGAACTCTTGTACTAAGGCGGCGGCGGCTGCACAGCCAGCTCCAGCACCACCATCGACGAGCAATAACCCTTCAGCGACTGCTTTGCTGATTAGAGAGATAAAAGAGGAGATGAGGCAGCAGAAGAGAGACGAGGAAGGGCTACATCTCTTGACTTTGCTTCTTCAATGCGCAGAAGCCGTTTCAGCTGATAATTTAGAAGAAGCCAACAAGATGCTCTTGGAAATCTCCGAGCTATCGACACCGTTCGGCACATCGGCCCAGAGGGTGGCGGCGTATTTCTCTGAAGCAATGTCGGCGAGGCTTGTGAGCTCTTGTTTGGGCATATATGCAGCTCTGCCGCCGTCGTTGGTGCCCCATACACACAGCCAGAAAATAGCCTCGGCCTTCCAAATCTTCAATGGCATAAGCCCATTTGTCAAATTCTCACATTTCACAGCCAATCAAGCCATACAAGAAGCttttgaaagagaagagagagttCACATCATAGATCTAGACATCATGCAAGGACTTCAATGGCCTGGCCTGTTCCACATCTTGGCGTCTAGACCCGGTGGGCCGCCGTACGTCCGCCTTACAGGGCTGGGGACCTCTCAGGAAGTTCTTGAAGCCACTGGCAAACGCCTCACTGAATTTGCTGAGAAGCTTGGCCTTCCGTTTGATTTCTTTCCCGTGGCTGATAAAATTGGCAATCTAGACTTGGAAAGGCTCAACGTGAGCAAGAGAGAAGCCGTTGCTGTTCATTGGATGCAGCATTCTCTTTATGAAGTTACTGGTTCCGATTCCAATACGCTATGGCTTTTGCAAAG ATTGGCTCCGAAAGTTGTGACGGTGGTGGAACAAGATCTGAGCCACACAGGCTCTTTCTTGGGGAGATTCGTTGAAGCCATTCATTACTATTCAGCACTGTTTGACTCATTAGGTGTGAGCTATGGCGAAGAGAGTGAAGAAAGACATTTAGTGGAGCAGCAACTGTTATCAAGGGAAATCAGAAACGTGTTGGCTGTCGGAGGGCCGTCGAGGAGCGGCGAAGTGAAGTTCCAAAACTGGAGAGAAAAACTGCAGCAATCTGGGTTTAAGGGGATTTCCCTCGCCGGAAATGCTGCAACTCAGGCCACTCTCCTCCTCGGAATGTTCCCTTCCGATGGGTATACGCTTGTAGAAGACAATGGTACTTTGAAACTTGGGTGGAAGGATCTTTGTTTGCTCACGGCCTCAGCTTGGAAGCCGCCGTTTCATCATCatgcggcggcggcggcggcggcggtcACCAACAACCATATTCCCCGTTACTGa